In Ancylothrix sp. D3o, the following are encoded in one genomic region:
- a CDS encoding photosystem I assembly protein Ycf4: MTGQTLSKNDRILRQNIVGSRRLSNYFWASVISLGGTGFLLSGVSSYLHKNFLPFADPTQLIFVPQGLVMGLYGVAALLLSLYLWLSIILDIGGGYNEFNQQTGKIKIFRWGFPGKNRKVEVDCSTDDVQSVRVDIKEGLNPRRALYLRLKGRRDIPLTRVGQPISLSVLETQGAELARFLGVPLEGL, from the coding sequence ATGACTGGACAAACTCTCTCAAAAAATGACCGCATTCTGCGGCAAAACATTGTCGGTTCCCGCCGGCTCAGCAATTATTTCTGGGCGTCTGTCATCTCCTTGGGTGGCACCGGCTTTTTGCTCTCTGGCGTTTCTAGCTATCTGCACAAGAACTTCCTGCCCTTTGCTGACCCCACTCAGCTGATCTTTGTCCCCCAAGGTTTGGTGATGGGACTCTATGGAGTTGCAGCTTTGTTGTTGAGCCTTTATCTCTGGCTGTCCATTATTCTCGATATTGGCGGCGGTTACAACGAATTCAACCAGCAAACCGGCAAAATTAAAATTTTCCGCTGGGGCTTTCCGGGTAAAAACCGCAAGGTTGAAGTTGACTGCTCGACTGATGATGTCCAGTCTGTGCGCGTAGATATCAAAGAAGGCTTAAACCCCCGTCGTGCTCTTTACTTGCGTCTGAAAGGCCGCAGGGATATCCCCTTGACTCGTGTCGGTCAACCGATTAGCTTGTCTGTGTTGGAAACTCAAGGCGCTGAGTTGGCTCGCTTTTTGGGTGTGCCCTTAGAAGGTCTATGA
- a CDS encoding peptidylprolyl isomerase, translating into MRFQSLLISAFLVSALLLGGCASQQTATESTATATEAKTTPSAQTTTLADNPQFAKLPRLEGKATVVMVVKGQPITIEVDGTNAPITAGNFVDLVQRGVYNGLVFHRVVREPQPFVVQGGDPQGKDANVPPESLGTGSFIDPATSRPRFIPLEIKPQDGKDPIYSQTLEKAGVRSAPALRHKRGAVAMARSASPDSASAQFYFTLADLPFLDGSYAVFGNVTEGMDVVDKIERGDRIESAKVTKGAENLKTGS; encoded by the coding sequence ATGAGATTTCAAAGTTTGTTGATTTCTGCTTTTTTGGTGAGTGCGTTGTTGTTGGGTGGGTGTGCGTCTCAGCAAACAGCCACCGAGTCCACAGCAACCGCAACGGAGGCCAAAACTACCCCCTCTGCCCAAACAACAACCCTGGCCGATAATCCCCAGTTTGCCAAGTTACCTCGTTTGGAGGGTAAGGCTACGGTGGTGATGGTGGTGAAGGGCCAACCTATTACGATTGAAGTTGATGGTACTAATGCACCAATCACGGCAGGCAATTTTGTCGATTTGGTGCAGCGTGGTGTTTACAATGGTTTGGTGTTTCACCGTGTGGTCAGAGAACCTCAGCCTTTTGTGGTGCAAGGCGGCGATCCTCAAGGCAAAGATGCCAATGTGCCGCCTGAAAGTTTAGGGACTGGTAGTTTTATTGACCCCGCCACCTCTCGTCCCCGTTTTATTCCTCTCGAAATTAAGCCTCAAGATGGCAAAGACCCCATCTACAGTCAAACCTTAGAGAAGGCTGGCGTGCGTTCTGCACCGGCCCTACGTCACAAACGCGGCGCCGTAGCAATGGCCCGTTCTGCATCGCCCGATTCTGCTTCGGCTCAGTTTTATTTTACTTTGGCCGATCTGCCGTTTTTGGATGGCAGTTATGCCGTTTTTGGCAATGTCACTGAAGGCATGGATGTGGTAGATAAAATTGAACGCGGCGACCGCATTGAGTCTGCGAAAGTCACTAAGGGTGCCGAAAATCTCAAAACCGGCTCGTAG
- a CDS encoding beta-ketoacyl-ACP synthase: MDVVVTGIGLISALGQDLQSSWNALLTGIPGIHLYQPFAELPHLPLGLIEQRPVDLFELIQQVVAQAVADAGLLLPLSNCGVVIGSSRALQAEWERLAGIGAMPLSDSFIRALPHTPAISAARQIGSTGPVLAPMAACATGIWALAQGFGLIQRGECEQVLAGAVEMPVTPLTLAGFAKMGALAETGCYPFDRHREGLVLGEAGVVFILESLTAARRRGAKIYGKILGFGLTNDAFHVISPDMSGKTAAVAVKNSLYRSKLSAKHINYIHVHGTGTTLNDQCEARLIEKIFPFGVPVSSTKGATGHTLGASGMLGAAFCLMALQEGIVPPCAGLKNPEFDLDFVREARKLALENVLCFAFGFGGQNAVISLGK; this comes from the coding sequence ATGGATGTTGTTGTTACCGGCATAGGATTGATTTCAGCTTTAGGTCAAGACTTGCAATCAAGCTGGAATGCTTTGCTGACAGGAATTCCGGGAATTCATCTATATCAACCTTTTGCGGAATTACCACACCTGCCCCTGGGTTTAATTGAGCAAAGGCCGGTTGATTTATTTGAGTTAATTCAGCAAGTGGTGGCGCAGGCGGTAGCGGATGCCGGTTTGCTTTTACCTCTGTCTAATTGTGGCGTGGTAATTGGTTCGTCTCGTGCTCTTCAAGCAGAATGGGAACGTTTGGCCGGTATCGGGGCCATGCCTCTGTCCGACTCTTTTATTCGCGCCCTCCCTCACACACCGGCCATCTCAGCAGCCCGTCAAATTGGCTCCACCGGCCCGGTTCTAGCCCCAATGGCCGCTTGTGCAACGGGAATTTGGGCCTTGGCGCAGGGGTTTGGCTTAATTCAACGCGGTGAGTGTGAGCAAGTTTTGGCCGGTGCCGTCGAGATGCCGGTCACACCTTTAACGCTGGCGGGGTTTGCCAAAATGGGCGCTTTGGCTGAAACCGGCTGTTATCCCTTTGACCGCCATCGAGAAGGTTTGGTTTTGGGGGAGGCCGGTGTTGTATTTATCTTAGAGTCCCTGACAGCCGCGCGGCGTCGGGGTGCAAAAATTTATGGAAAAATTTTAGGTTTTGGCTTGACAAATGATGCTTTTCATGTAATCTCTCCTGATATGAGTGGCAAGACGGCGGCGGTAGCGGTTAAAAACTCTTTGTATAGAAGTAAGTTGTCTGCTAAGCATATTAATTATATTCATGTTCACGGCACCGGCACAACTTTAAACGATCAATGTGAGGCAAGGTTGATTGAAAAAATATTTCCTTTTGGGGTGCCGGTGAGTTCTACAAAAGGCGCAACTGGTCACACTTTAGGTGCATCAGGGATGTTGGGAGCGGCGTTTTGTTTGATGGCTTTGCAAGAAGGAATTGTACCACCTTGTGCGGGGTTAAAAAATCCAGAATTTGACTTAGATTTTGTTAGAGAGGCACGGAAACTAGCCCTCGAAAATGTGCTTTGTTTCGCGTTTGGTTTTGGCGGTCAAAATGCCGTGATAAGTTTGGGCAAATAA
- a CDS encoding ATP-binding protein yields the protein MDLKNHPFITYFDTLQAEKLCQQAVVENFSSETIIFEEGEIPDYLYLVLEGQVEFSKHMGIGKNQIVAFANINEFFGEFGVLDGQPRSAKATATAGTTLAKIPCDQLMEILHQTNGGVVLNIFRHIIQRLRGTTEQLVSQVVYKEKMVLIGEMINTLIHDFKSPFTSIQLASEMLKEQHLDADTQEWCELIQAQITQMLSMADEVLEFSRGNSTLYKTPINVIDLLNRFHRLNRNYFQHTKVAFIFDAPDLTLSIDETKILRVLQNLVSNAVEAFNDQGGEIEIKVRATGNRVQIKIADNGPGIPQEIQKRLFEPFVTYGKSGGTGLGTAISQSIINAHGGEISFQSKVGAGTTFYIYLPL from the coding sequence ATGGATCTCAAAAATCACCCATTTATCACCTACTTTGATACCCTGCAAGCCGAAAAACTGTGTCAGCAAGCAGTCGTAGAAAATTTTTCCAGCGAAACTATAATTTTTGAAGAAGGAGAAATACCCGACTATTTATACCTAGTTTTAGAAGGACAAGTAGAATTTTCAAAACACATGGGAATCGGCAAAAATCAAATTGTCGCCTTCGCAAATATAAACGAATTTTTCGGAGAATTTGGAGTATTAGACGGACAGCCTCGCAGCGCCAAAGCTACCGCCACAGCCGGCACAACTCTCGCCAAAATTCCCTGCGATCAACTGATGGAAATTTTACATCAGACAAACGGCGGAGTCGTCCTGAATATTTTTCGCCATATCATTCAACGACTGCGAGGAACCACAGAACAATTAGTCAGCCAAGTGGTGTACAAAGAAAAAATGGTCTTAATAGGAGAAATGATCAACACCCTCATCCACGATTTCAAAAGTCCCTTTACCAGCATTCAACTCGCTAGCGAAATGCTTAAAGAACAGCATCTCGACGCGGATACACAAGAATGGTGCGAACTCATTCAAGCGCAAATTACCCAAATGTTATCAATGGCCGATGAAGTCCTCGAATTTTCACGCGGAAACTCTACTTTATACAAAACTCCTATCAACGTCATCGACCTTTTAAACCGCTTTCATAGACTAAACCGCAACTATTTTCAACACACAAAAGTTGCTTTTATTTTCGACGCTCCCGATCTGACGCTAAGCATTGACGAAACAAAAATATTGCGGGTTTTACAAAACTTAGTTAGCAACGCCGTCGAAGCATTTAATGACCAAGGGGGAGAAATAGAAATCAAGGTTCGAGCCACCGGCAACCGTGTCCAAATCAAAATTGCCGATAATGGCCCAGGCATTCCCCAAGAAATTCAAAAACGCTTATTTGAGCCCTTTGTTACCTATGGTAAAAGTGGGGGAACCGGCTTAGGAACTGCAATTTCCCAATCAATTATCAACGCACACGGCGGCGAAATTTCCTTTCAATCCAAAGTGGGGGCCGGTACAACTTTCTACATCTATTTACCTCTTTAA
- a CDS encoding PAS domain S-box protein, protein MKSLAQLNNRQKSVLANAQLGWWEWDVSSEKLAWFENIEPLFGIAEGSFAVNTQSLLELVHPEDRLVFRQMLAGLAQWEIEFRVCLPDGRVRWLASRGHCLSNENGMRVSAGLCWEISKSKQAEASYKEERDLLAAILDTAGALVVVLDRCGRIVRFNRACLTMTGYPARKLEGEMFWQVFLAPEDVPDWLQRWHLAHEEKIDGPLHFPYPNFGQHPEVSPSYGGFPKEQESDCITRYGNRRRIAWTNTGLLNKDGSLKYLIATGIDITHRVEAEAAQNKMIASLKESQQRFRATFEQAAVGIAHCGLDRSFLRINKRFCEIVGYSAEEVQLLTFADIILPEDLDADLEQRQLLIENQISTYSIEKRCRRKDGSVVWVNLTVALVRECLESKQPKYFIIVVEDISKRKKAEAELAKAKYGLEDQVKERTRKLWLVINQLREEINYRERVEIALRKSEAETRSLASLLAEAQKVAHVGCWEFDVSTHLVTWSDELFRILGLNPGEIEPSFAEYLQKVHPEDLKNVKKSVKRVVNEGKPYEFDQRIICPDGEIRYLAAKGQPICDQKGKIVKLFGTILDITERKIVEENLRKSEALLREKAGQLEETLQVLKQTQGQLIQTEKMSSLGQLVAGLAHEINNPVNFIYGNLTYAGEYIADLQKLVRLYQEYYPDPVGPVRAYIDTIDLDFLMQDLPRLFSSMQVGAERIRHIVISLRNFSRLDEAEMKRVNIHSGIESTLMILQHRLKEKGNRGAIEVLQEFGELPTVECYPAQLNQVFMNILSNAIDAVESHHGLRKIAIYTELLRGDSQQLSVFGKKSYRDNRDWVLIRIQDSGSGISSEILEKIFDPFFTTKPVGKGTGLGLSICYQIVEKHGGKILVNSQVGMGSEFTILVPVRQQVAEEVAAA, encoded by the coding sequence ATGAAAAGTCTGGCACAGTTAAATAATCGGCAAAAATCAGTGTTGGCTAATGCTCAGTTGGGTTGGTGGGAGTGGGATGTGAGTTCGGAAAAACTCGCTTGGTTTGAAAATATAGAACCTTTGTTTGGGATAGCGGAGGGGAGTTTTGCGGTAAATACGCAAAGTTTGCTGGAACTTGTGCATCCAGAGGATCGGCTTGTTTTTCGGCAAATGTTGGCCGGTTTAGCGCAGTGGGAGATTGAATTTCGAGTTTGTTTACCTGATGGGAGGGTTCGCTGGCTGGCGAGTCGCGGACATTGCTTATCTAATGAAAACGGAATGCGGGTAAGCGCGGGGCTGTGTTGGGAAATTAGCAAAAGCAAACAAGCGGAGGCTAGTTATAAAGAAGAACGCGATTTGCTGGCGGCCATTTTGGACACGGCGGGGGCGTTAGTGGTTGTGCTAGACCGCTGCGGACGCATTGTGAGATTTAATCGGGCCTGCTTGACAATGACCGGCTACCCAGCGCGAAAATTAGAAGGGGAAATGTTCTGGCAAGTTTTTTTGGCGCCGGAAGATGTGCCAGATTGGTTGCAGCGTTGGCATTTGGCACACGAAGAAAAAATAGACGGGCCTTTACATTTTCCTTATCCAAATTTTGGACAACATCCAGAAGTTTCACCGAGTTATGGTGGCTTTCCAAAAGAACAAGAAAGCGACTGCATTACTCGTTATGGAAATCGCCGGCGGATAGCTTGGACAAATACGGGTTTGCTGAATAAAGATGGCTCTCTTAAATATTTAATTGCCACCGGCATTGATATCACGCATCGAGTGGAAGCGGAAGCGGCACAAAACAAAATGATTGCTTCTTTAAAAGAAAGCCAGCAGCGCTTTCGCGCCACGTTTGAACAAGCAGCGGTTGGCATTGCTCATTGCGGGTTAGATCGAAGCTTTTTGCGAATTAATAAGCGCTTTTGTGAGATTGTTGGCTACTCGGCTGAAGAAGTGCAGCTTTTAACTTTTGCCGATATTATTTTACCTGAAGATTTAGATGCCGATTTAGAGCAGAGACAGCTTTTGATAGAAAACCAAATTTCTACCTATTCTATTGAAAAACGTTGTAGGCGTAAAGACGGTTCTGTGGTTTGGGTAAATCTAACGGTTGCTTTGGTGAGAGAGTGCCTTGAAAGCAAACAACCCAAATATTTTATTATTGTGGTTGAAGATATTTCTAAACGCAAAAAAGCTGAAGCAGAACTGGCAAAAGCAAAATATGGTCTCGAAGATCAAGTTAAAGAACGCACCCGCAAATTATGGCTCGTGATTAATCAGTTGCGGGAGGAAATTAATTATCGAGAAAGGGTAGAAATTGCTTTGCGGAAAAGTGAAGCAGAAACTCGCTCTTTGGCTTCTTTATTGGCAGAAGCTCAGAAGGTAGCCCATGTTGGTTGTTGGGAATTTGATGTTTCAACTCACCTGGTTACTTGGTCAGATGAGTTATTTAGAATTTTGGGGCTAAATCCGGGTGAAATTGAGCCTTCTTTTGCTGAATATTTGCAAAAAGTTCATCCTGAAGATTTAAAAAATGTTAAAAAATCGGTAAAGCGGGTTGTGAATGAGGGCAAACCTTATGAGTTTGATCAGCGAATTATCTGCCCTGATGGTGAAATTCGCTATTTGGCTGCAAAAGGACAGCCGATTTGTGATCAAAAAGGAAAAATCGTTAAGTTATTTGGCACGATTTTAGATATTACAGAACGCAAAATTGTCGAGGAAAATTTACGCAAATCGGAAGCTTTACTGCGAGAGAAAGCGGGGCAGTTAGAAGAAACTTTGCAGGTGTTAAAGCAGACGCAAGGGCAGTTAATTCAAACCGAGAAAATGTCTTCTCTTGGTCAACTTGTGGCGGGGTTGGCCCATGAGATTAATAATCCGGTAAATTTTATTTATGGAAATCTCACTTATGCGGGGGAGTATATTGCAGATTTGCAGAAGTTGGTGCGGCTTTATCAAGAGTATTATCCTGACCCGGTGGGGCCGGTGCGGGCCTATATTGATACAATTGATTTGGATTTTTTGATGCAAGATTTACCGAGGTTGTTTTCTTCTATGCAGGTAGGGGCTGAACGAATTAGGCATATTGTGATTAGTTTGCGTAATTTTTCGCGGTTGGATGAGGCAGAAATGAAGCGGGTTAATATTCATTCGGGTATTGAAAGTACGCTGATGATTTTACAGCACCGTTTAAAGGAAAAGGGCAATCGTGGGGCTATTGAGGTGCTTCAGGAGTTTGGGGAGTTGCCGACGGTTGAGTGTTATCCGGCGCAGCTTAATCAGGTTTTTATGAATATTTTAAGTAATGCTATTGATGCAGTGGAAAGCCATCATGGGTTGCGTAAGATTGCTATTTACACTGAGTTGTTGCGAGGGGATAGTCAACAATTAAGTGTTTTTGGTAAGAAGTCTTATCGAGATAATCGGGATTGGGTTTTAATTCGTATTCAAGATAGTGGATCGGGGATTTCTTCGGAAATTTTGGAGAAGATTTTTGACCCGTTTTTTACGACGAAGCCGGTGGGGAAAGGTACGGGTTTAGGTCTTTCTATTTGTTATCAAATTGTTGAGAAGCATGGGGGTAAAATTTTGGTTAATTCTCAGGTGGGGATGGGTTCTGAGTTTACGATTTTAGTGCCTGTTCGTCAGCAAGTTGCTGAGGAAGTTGCGGCGGCTTGA
- a CDS encoding ATP-binding protein yields MTPKFKNSGALKNSIAFSYLWVAGSFLVVIQLIFGAVNGYRQFDEQLDDLNGKAMMQARLLSSSSTEALKKSDLGMLQTLVQQMAGDSDFAYSKVVNGDGQTLAEFLNRENFKIAELRATNQFSNNAVVFIGKVGANSQIREIRVPIRWERMTLGEVRLGYSTVSAEKRLLKSLMLTGVQSLVVSGSVVLLTVFLFNRFIRKPLQDLAYLAQSLTGVVENHNFESLQPIVGSYDDEIGNLKSAFNGMVSQLQQTVFNLEQRITERARTEEALQQSYNLLQAVIEGTTDLIYVKNTQGRYVLINSAVAGVLGRSREEIIGKDDLELLSPETARLIMTSDRKIMIRGATQTVEEMVLVRGDESLDNVSSPRIYLTKKDVYRDPDGRVIGLICVARDITERKQTEEALRLSAKQLKEQATQLEHTLAELQRTQAHLVQSEKMSSLGQLVAGIAHEINNPVNFIYGNLSHTETYFEELLKLVQLYQDHCPQPGPEIEEYLNEIEMDFIAEDVPRILSSMKNGAERISQMVLSLRNFSRLDEAKAKWVDIHEGIDNTLLILSNRLTQEKISVFKNYGELPTIECNAASLNQVFLNILTNAIDALVAQNKDGVITICTELKENLPAECGEFSSLSSCHTWAVIRIADNGPGISPAMKHKIFDPFFTTKPVGKGTGLGLSICHQIIEKHGGHIWLNSEPGEGAELAIMLPLKHKPVASVSL; encoded by the coding sequence ATGACGCCAAAATTTAAGAACTCCGGTGCATTAAAAAATAGTATAGCTTTTAGCTATTTGTGGGTAGCTGGTAGTTTTTTAGTGGTGATTCAATTGATTTTTGGTGCGGTGAATGGCTACCGGCAATTTGACGAACAGTTAGACGATCTCAACGGCAAAGCGATGATGCAAGCAAGATTGCTCAGCAGTTCGTCTACGGAAGCTCTCAAAAAATCTGATTTAGGGATGTTACAAACGCTGGTGCAGCAAATGGCCGGCGATTCTGATTTTGCTTATAGTAAAGTTGTTAACGGCGATGGACAAACGCTGGCAGAATTTTTGAACCGCGAAAATTTTAAAATTGCTGAGTTGAGGGCGACAAATCAATTTTCTAATAATGCAGTTGTTTTTATTGGGAAGGTTGGCGCTAATTCCCAAATTCGAGAAATAAGGGTTCCTATTCGTTGGGAAAGGATGACTCTGGGAGAGGTGCGTTTGGGTTATTCTACTGTCTCAGCAGAGAAAAGATTGCTCAAGTCTTTGATGCTTACAGGTGTTCAATCGCTTGTGGTTAGTGGAAGTGTGGTTTTATTGACGGTGTTTTTGTTTAATCGTTTTATCCGTAAACCTTTGCAAGATTTAGCTTATTTAGCGCAGTCTTTGACTGGGGTTGTGGAAAATCATAATTTTGAATCTTTACAGCCGATTGTGGGAAGTTATGATGACGAAATTGGCAATCTTAAATCGGCGTTTAATGGGATGGTTTCCCAACTTCAACAAACGGTTTTTAATTTAGAGCAACGGATTACAGAACGCGCCCGAACTGAGGAAGCTTTGCAACAAAGTTATAATCTTTTGCAGGCGGTGATTGAGGGAACGACGGATTTAATTTATGTGAAAAATACCCAAGGCCGGTATGTGTTAATTAATTCGGCGGTGGCTGGGGTTTTAGGAAGAAGTCGGGAAGAAATTATTGGCAAGGATGATTTAGAATTGCTTTCGCCAGAAACGGCTCGTTTAATTATGACAAGCGACCGCAAAATTATGATTCGCGGCGCAACTCAAACGGTTGAGGAGATGGTTTTGGTGAGGGGGGATGAAAGTTTAGATAATGTGTCTTCGCCGCGAATTTATTTAACGAAAAAAGATGTTTATCGTGATCCTGACGGACGGGTGATTGGTTTAATTTGTGTGGCGCGGGATATTACGGAACGCAAACAAACTGAGGAAGCGTTACGTTTGTCGGCTAAACAGTTAAAAGAACAAGCAACGCAGTTAGAGCATACTTTGGCGGAGTTGCAACGCACTCAAGCGCATTTGGTGCAGAGTGAAAAAATGTCGTCTTTGGGGCAATTGGTGGCCGGTATTGCTCACGAAATTAATAATCCTGTTAATTTTATTTATGGCAATCTTAGCCACACGGAAACTTATTTTGAAGAATTGTTAAAGTTGGTGCAACTTTATCAGGATCATTGTCCGCAACCAGGCCCAGAAATTGAAGAATATTTGAATGAAATTGAGATGGATTTTATTGCAGAAGATGTGCCGAGGATTTTATCTTCTATGAAAAATGGGGCTGAACGAATAAGTCAAATGGTGTTGTCGTTGCGGAATTTTTCTAGGTTGGATGAAGCTAAGGCTAAATGGGTGGATATTCACGAGGGGATTGATAATACTTTATTGATTTTGAGTAACCGGCTTACTCAGGAAAAAATTTCGGTGTTTAAGAATTATGGCGAGTTGCCTACAATTGAATGTAATGCTGCTTCTTTAAATCAAGTGTTTTTGAATATTCTTACGAATGCTATTGATGCTTTGGTTGCTCAAAATAAAGATGGTGTGATTACAATTTGTACGGAATTAAAGGAAAATTTGCCAGCAGAATGTGGGGAGTTTTCTTCTTTAAGTTCTTGTCATACTTGGGCGGTGATTCGGATTGCGGATAATGGCCCAGGAATTTCACCGGCGATGAAACATAAGATTTTTGACCCGTTTTTTACAACGAAGCCTGTGGGGAAAGGTACCGGTTTGGGGCTTTCTATTTGTCATCAAATTATTGAAAAGCATGGCGGTCACATTTGGCTCAATTCTGAGCCGGGTGAGGGCGCCGAGTTGGCGATTATGCTACCTTTAAAACATAAACCCGTAGCTTCGGTTTCTCTGTAG
- a CDS encoding HAMP domain-containing histidine kinase → MQRQERIFGFKSLSFLSAGKRGESSAKKWGFKFWLKSILSRLSIREKIGYGYALALSIAVLGTLTGRLVEGYSKHLAMTQLGKSQEATALLNDLQRAMIQAQTYHQKIISLPPDSPNLRVYYFNFFDANLKTENLLYKTQKFCEKDYNLLDNSHHQRNAKELTALLVNYKDVVANYQEEVYKVFKDSEPESLNKEDLITARQFLIEFSKSQESLKFTAVSEKFSSLVQSFEAETQEELQDYREAEWLGTLILIGSLFASTATAALMAVYTSHAIARPLETATKLAQQVSEEANFQLRVPVSSDDEVGVLASSLNQLIEWVAIYTQELKQAQAQLIQAEKMSSLGQMVAGLAHEINNPVSFIYGNLEYAENYAEDLLRLVNLYQKYYPQPGPEIEGELEATDLDFIREDLPKIIYSMKNGAERIRQLILSLRNFSRLDESDFKAVDLHEGIESTLLILNNRLMAKNVEVKKLYQDLPLVECYPALLNQVFMNILVNAIDAMEEQVAKKVITISTELEKKEAENEVVKVRIADRGVGISAEIKEKIFDPFFTTKPVGSGTGLGLSICYQIVEKHGGQISVFSQVGVGTEFEIVLPVKPLQLGLIPQ, encoded by the coding sequence ATGCAGCGTCAAGAGCGTATTTTTGGTTTCAAAAGTTTGTCTTTTTTGTCGGCGGGAAAGAGGGGGGAAAGTTCTGCCAAAAAATGGGGCTTTAAGTTTTGGCTAAAATCAATTTTGAGTCGGTTGAGTATTCGGGAAAAAATTGGCTATGGTTATGCCCTGGCTTTGAGTATTGCGGTTTTGGGAACTTTGACGGGCCGGCTTGTGGAAGGCTATAGTAAACATTTGGCGATGACACAATTGGGTAAATCGCAGGAAGCAACGGCTCTTTTAAATGATTTGCAAAGGGCGATGATTCAAGCGCAAACATATCACCAAAAAATTATTTCTTTGCCGCCGGATAGTCCTAATTTGAGAGTTTATTATTTTAATTTTTTTGATGCCAATTTAAAGACGGAAAATTTATTATATAAAACCCAAAAGTTCTGCGAAAAAGACTATAATTTATTAGATAATTCTCATCATCAAAGAAATGCTAAAGAACTGACAGCATTGCTGGTGAATTATAAAGATGTAGTTGCGAATTACCAAGAAGAAGTTTATAAAGTGTTCAAGGATTCCGAGCCGGAAAGTTTGAATAAAGAAGATTTGATAACGGCGCGGCAGTTTTTGATTGAGTTTAGTAAAAGTCAGGAGTCGCTAAAGTTTACGGCAGTTTCGGAAAAATTTTCTAGTTTGGTTCAATCTTTTGAGGCGGAAACACAAGAAGAATTACAGGATTACCGAGAAGCTGAATGGCTGGGAACTTTGATTTTAATTGGTAGTTTGTTTGCTTCTACGGCGACGGCTGCGCTGATGGCGGTTTATACAAGTCATGCGATTGCTCGTCCTTTAGAAACGGCGACAAAACTTGCTCAACAGGTGAGTGAGGAGGCTAATTTTCAGTTACGAGTGCCGGTGAGTAGTGATGATGAAGTGGGGGTGTTGGCAAGTTCGTTGAATCAGTTAATTGAGTGGGTTGCTATTTATACGCAGGAGTTGAAACAAGCGCAGGCGCAACTAATTCAGGCTGAGAAAATGTCTTCTTTGGGTCAAATGGTGGCGGGACTTGCCCATGAAATTAATAATCCGGTGAGTTTTATTTATGGCAATTTGGAATATGCAGAAAATTATGCGGAAGATTTACTGCGGTTGGTGAATCTTTACCAAAAATACTATCCACAACCAGGGCCAGAAATTGAAGGGGAGCTTGAGGCTACGGATTTAGATTTTATCCGAGAAGATTTGCCGAAGATTATTTATTCGATGAAAAATGGTGCGGAACGTATTCGCCAGCTTATACTGTCGCTGCGAAATTTTTCTCGCCTGGATGAGTCGGATTTTAAAGCTGTTGATTTGCATGAGGGGATAGAAAGTACGCTGCTTATTTTAAATAACCGGCTGATGGCTAAGAATGTGGAAGTGAAAAAGCTTTATCAGGATTTGCCTTTAGTTGAGTGTTACCCAGCGCTGTTAAATCAAGTTTTTATGAATATTCTGGTTAATGCTATTGATGCTATGGAAGAGCAGGTGGCGAAAAAAGTTATTACAATTTCTACGGAGTTAGAAAAGAAAGAGGCTGAAAATGAGGTGGTAAAGGTACGAATTGCTGATCGGGGTGTGGGAATTTCTGCGGAAATTAAAGAGAAAATTTTTGATCCGTTTTTTACGACAAAGCCGGTGGGGAGTGGGACGGGTTTGGGGCTTTCTATTTGTTACCAAATTGTGGAAAAACATGGTGGTCAAATTAGTGTTTTTTCCCAGGTTGGTGTGGGTACAGAGTTTGAGATAGTTTTGCCGGTTAAACCGTTGCAGTTAGGTTTGATACCACAGTAA